One window of the Salvia splendens isolate huo1 chromosome 1, SspV2, whole genome shotgun sequence genome contains the following:
- the LOC121741614 gene encoding aquaporin TIP1-1-like: MPGHTEYFNAPLRRVSVGNSDEFRQPDTVKAALAEFISTLIFVFAGSGSTMAYNKITGSGPATPAGLVAAAIAYGFALFVAVSVSANISGGHVNPAVTFGLFVGGNITLFRGLLYIIAQLLGSVAACFLLIFTTGGLETPAFTVSDGVSVWAGLVFEIVMTFGLVYTVYATAVDPNKGQLGTIAPIAIGFIVAANILAGGAFTGASMNPAVSFGPALASFNWTNHWVFWAGPLIGAAIAGIVYEAFFISHSGHERLPGGDY; encoded by the exons ATGCCCGGCCACACTGAATACTTCAACGCCCCTCTCCGCCGCGTGTCTGTGGGCAACAGCGACGAATTCCGTCAGCCGGACACCGTGAAGGCGGCTCTGGCGGAGTTCATCAGCACCCTTATCTTCGTCTTCGCCGGCTCTGGTTCCACCATGGCCTACAACAAGATAACTGGTTCTGGTCCCGCCACCCCCGCCGGCCTCGTGGCGGCCGCCATCGCCTACGGCTTCGCCCTCTTCGTGGCGGTCTCAGTCTCTGCCAACATCTCCGGCGGCCATGTCAACCCCGCCGTAACTTTCGGGTTGTTTGTCGGCGGAAACATCACTCTCTTCCGCGGTCTACTCTACATCATCGCGCAGCTGCTTGGCTCCGTCGCTGCTTGCTTCCTCCTCATTTTCACTACTGGTGGACTG GAAACGCCGGCGTTCACAGTGTCGGACGGAGTTTCTGTGTGGGCTGGCCTAGTGTTTGAGATCGTTATGACTTTTGGACTGGTTTACACCGTGTACGCCACGGCCGTTGATCCCAATAAGGGCCAATTGGGGACCATTGCTCCCATCGCAATTGGTTTCATTGTAGCGGCAAACATTCTCGCCGGTGGCGCCTTCACCGGCGCTTCCATGAACCCGGCCGTGTCTTTTGGGCCGGCTCTGGCCAGCTTCAACTGGACCAACCACTGGGTTTTCTGGGCAGGGCCGCTAATCGGCGCTGCCATCGCCGGAATTGTTTACGAGGCCTTCTTCATTAGCCACTCCGGCCATGAGCGGTTGCCAGGCGGCGATTACTGA